GCCAGGCGCAGCATGGCCATAACAGGATAGCCCTGAAAGACAATAATGCGGATGTCGGGTACGCCTTCGTGGGAGTAGCCTTCAAAGAGATCATCAAAGTGGATCAGCTCCTCGACAATTACGGCATCAGGGGTGCCGGCCAGGGAGTAGAGGCCCGCCAGGATATTGGACATGTGGCGTTTAACATCGCGAATGCCGAGTACCGCTCCCGAGGACTTCACAAAAGCACCCCGCTCGCGTCCGGTTATCACCAGTATACCTTTGCCGCCGGAGCCTTTGGCGGGCTTGACAGCAAAGCCCGACAGTTCCCTGAGCTGCTGGTCAATCCGGTTGATTTTGTACTGTTCACGAACCATGAAGCACAGTCGTGGAACGGGGATATCGTGACGCTGGGCCAGGTATTTGGTCTTGAGTTTATCGTCCACCAGGGGATAGAGATGACGGGGATTATAGCGTCCGATGAAGTCGATATTACGGCAGTTCATGCCGAGAATGCCCATGCAGCGCAGCTCACCAGCGCTGACAAACCACCTCATGGCCGCCACTTCAGGCGCATGGCCCGGAACCGGCGCAACTCCAGAAGTTTGTAGCCGGTATAGTTCCCCATCATCAGGATCAGCGCCACGAGAATCAGATTGATTTCGGGGAAATGAAAACTCAGGTGCTCCATGAGCGGCCACTGCATGAGCAGAAAGGCCAGGATAGCTACCAGCAGGCTGCCACCGCCCTGCATGAGCACTTCGCGGGGACCTTCATCCTCCCAGAGGATGGACATGCGCTCAATGGTCCAGGCGATGATGATGATGGGGAAGAAGGCAACGGTCATACCGGTATTGAAGCCCAACTGATAGCCAAAGA
This portion of the Desulfurispirillum indicum S5 genome encodes:
- a CDS encoding alpha-L-glutamate ligase-like protein codes for the protein MRWFVSAGELRCMGILGMNCRNIDFIGRYNPRHLYPLVDDKLKTKYLAQRHDIPVPRLCFMVREQYKINRIDQQLRELSGFAVKPAKGSGGKGILVITGRERGAFVKSSGAVLGIRDVKRHMSNILAGLYSLAGTPDAVIVEELIHFDDLFEGYSHEGVPDIRIIVFQGYPVMAMLRLATHESDGKANLHQGAVGVGLDIATGRCLQAVQHSMPIETHPDTGRHFQDISIPGWPAMLHLAARCHDITGLGYIGTDIVLDKYRGPLLLELNARPGLSIQVANGSGILPRLRRIESMARHHKTVSERVSYTMETFGGA